In one Mycobacteroides chelonae genomic region, the following are encoded:
- a CDS encoding M13 family metallopeptidase, with the protein MVGMPLSRSAGMAALVLAMSISGCTRDQPTAPVASNVPLPTFDNAQLSMRFAACTDLNGFVNAKWIEQATIPADKSSYGSFDMLADQSRDVQHEIVDGAVSGLGTADHESVNYQVGLLYRAATDDAKLDAAGYDPIRPTLAAIDQINSPQELAAFLAADAATGQHLVFGFEAGADYANATEQIGYARADALGMPAKDYYTDPKYASVFNAYRTYIASTFGLIGANQEVAKARTEQVAALESALAASTLSPVQQRDPANQYKLVTVAQADAVTPHFEWGAYLKAHGAPLARSFSLAETEFFTTFDRLLATTDLDTWKSYLTFHAVHRSADALSKAFRDNAFTYDSALTGTTAQKQRWEQGLEIVNTLVGPALGQLYVDRMFSDRAKRSATEVVGNVKEALRKRIEAVDWMSPQTKLAAKGKWDKLILKVGFPDKNRDFSKLKLTGDNFYADRAAALKFNHDFDMDKIGHPTDRSLWGMTPQTVNAQYDPTENSITIPAAILQAPFYDPKGDPAFNYGGIGAVIGHEFTHAFDDEGSQFDGEGNRVNWWTPNDREEFEKRANRLVQQFNAYTPIPGHPELHVDGKLTLGENIADLGGVNTAYDALVAELAKKKDGDKISGIVGFNDTQRFFLNYARIWRDKQRPEAAITQLASDPHSPPALRINGVVPNVAPYAAEFGCLAGDPMVNSPEKFVKIW; encoded by the coding sequence ATGGTGGGCATGCCTCTGAGTCGATCCGCCGGTATGGCGGCGCTAGTGCTGGCCATGTCCATTTCCGGGTGTACCCGGGACCAGCCCACCGCCCCGGTGGCGTCGAATGTGCCCCTTCCAACGTTCGATAACGCGCAGCTGAGCATGCGTTTCGCCGCGTGCACCGATCTCAATGGGTTTGTGAATGCCAAATGGATTGAGCAGGCCACCATCCCTGCGGACAAGTCCAGCTATGGCAGCTTCGACATGTTGGCCGACCAGTCCCGTGACGTTCAGCACGAGATCGTCGACGGTGCGGTCTCCGGACTCGGAACCGCCGATCATGAGTCGGTCAACTACCAAGTCGGTCTCCTATACCGTGCCGCCACCGACGACGCGAAGCTCGACGCGGCCGGGTATGACCCCATTCGTCCAACGCTCGCCGCGATCGATCAGATCAACTCGCCCCAGGAGCTCGCGGCCTTTCTGGCTGCCGATGCCGCCACCGGGCAGCACCTGGTGTTCGGTTTCGAGGCCGGCGCCGACTACGCCAACGCCACCGAGCAGATCGGCTACGCCAGGGCCGACGCGCTGGGCATGCCGGCCAAGGACTACTACACCGACCCCAAGTACGCGTCGGTCTTCAACGCGTATCGCACCTACATCGCATCGACATTCGGATTGATCGGAGCGAACCAGGAGGTTGCCAAGGCCCGTACCGAACAGGTGGCCGCGCTCGAATCAGCGCTGGCCGCCTCGACGTTGAGTCCTGTGCAGCAACGTGATCCGGCCAACCAGTACAAGCTCGTGACCGTCGCTCAGGCAGACGCGGTGACACCACATTTCGAATGGGGTGCCTACTTGAAGGCGCACGGGGCCCCGCTCGCCAGGTCGTTTTCCCTTGCCGAGACCGAGTTCTTCACGACATTCGATCGGTTGCTCGCCACCACCGATCTGGACACCTGGAAGTCGTATCTGACCTTCCATGCGGTGCACAGGTCTGCCGACGCGTTATCGAAAGCCTTTCGCGACAATGCCTTTACATACGATTCGGCGCTTACCGGAACCACGGCGCAGAAGCAGCGCTGGGAGCAGGGCCTTGAGATCGTCAACACGCTGGTGGGCCCGGCGCTGGGACAGTTGTACGTCGACCGCATGTTCAGCGATCGCGCCAAGCGCTCGGCCACCGAGGTGGTGGGCAATGTCAAGGAGGCTCTCCGTAAGCGCATTGAGGCCGTCGACTGGATGAGCCCACAGACCAAACTCGCCGCAAAGGGCAAGTGGGACAAGCTGATCCTCAAGGTGGGCTTCCCCGACAAGAATCGGGATTTCTCCAAGCTGAAGTTGACCGGCGACAACTTCTACGCGGACAGGGCCGCCGCGTTGAAGTTCAATCACGACTTCGACATGGACAAGATCGGGCACCCCACCGATCGGTCGCTGTGGGGGATGACGCCGCAGACGGTCAACGCTCAGTACGACCCCACCGAGAACAGCATCACCATTCCCGCGGCAATCCTGCAGGCGCCGTTCTATGACCCCAAGGGTGATCCGGCGTTCAACTACGGCGGTATCGGTGCGGTGATCGGTCACGAATTCACCCATGCGTTCGACGATGAGGGCAGCCAGTTCGACGGTGAGGGCAACCGGGTCAATTGGTGGACTCCGAACGATCGCGAGGAGTTCGAGAAGCGCGCCAACCGGCTGGTGCAGCAGTTCAATGCCTATACGCCTATTCCGGGCCACCCCGAGCTACATGTCGACGGCAAGCTCACGTTGGGCGAGAACATCGCGGATCTCGGCGGCGTCAACACCGCCTATGACGCGCTGGTCGCGGAGTTGGCCAAGAAGAAAGATGGCGACAAGATCAGCGGCATTGTCGGGTTCAACGACACGCAGCGGTTCTTCCTGAACTACGCGCGGATCTGGCGAGACAAACAGCGCCCCGAGGCTGCGATTACCCAGCTGGCCAGCGATCCGCATTCGCCGCCGGCGTTGCGCATCAACGGCGTGGTGCCCAATGTTGCGCCGTATGCCGCCGAATTTGGTTGTCTGGCAGGCGATCCCATGGTGAACTCGCCGGAAAAGTTTGTGAAGATCTGGTAG
- a CDS encoding sulfite exporter TauE/SafE family protein, with the protein MPVQEMILVALAAFGAGAINVVAGSGTLITFPTLIAFGYPPVVATMSNAVGLTVGSMTGVWGYRRELSGQWPRLKWQIPAVLVGALIGSFLLLHLPEKTFVTIVPVLLILALVLVVVGPKIQAWARRRSEAQGLDADHVPPGRMAALTGGNFLVGIYGGYFTAAQGIMQIAVMGALLPESMQRMNAAKNVLAMITNIVAALAYTIVAFDRVSWTAAGIIAAGSFVGGLAGARWGRKLSPGALRVVIVAVGLIGLWRLLF; encoded by the coding sequence GTGCCGGTGCAGGAGATGATCCTCGTCGCGCTTGCGGCGTTCGGGGCTGGCGCGATCAACGTGGTTGCCGGGTCCGGCACCCTCATCACCTTCCCCACCCTCATCGCCTTTGGCTACCCGCCCGTGGTGGCGACGATGTCGAACGCCGTCGGACTGACCGTCGGCAGCATGACGGGCGTATGGGGCTATCGCCGCGAACTATCCGGACAGTGGCCGCGGCTCAAGTGGCAGATACCCGCGGTGCTGGTCGGTGCGCTCATCGGATCGTTCCTGCTGCTGCATTTGCCCGAGAAGACATTCGTCACCATCGTGCCGGTGCTGCTCATCCTCGCGCTGGTTCTCGTGGTAGTCGGCCCCAAGATTCAGGCCTGGGCGCGCCGGCGTTCCGAAGCACAGGGCCTAGATGCCGATCATGTCCCTCCGGGCCGGATGGCGGCGCTCACCGGAGGCAACTTCCTCGTCGGGATTTATGGCGGGTACTTCACTGCGGCCCAAGGGATCATGCAGATCGCGGTGATGGGCGCACTGCTGCCCGAGTCCATGCAGCGGATGAACGCGGCCAAGAACGTACTGGCCATGATCACCAATATCGTTGCCGCTCTTGCATACACGATCGTCGCCTTCGACCGGGTGAGCTGGACGGCGGCCGGGATCATCGCGGCGGGCTCGTTCGTGGGCGGGCTGGCCGGTGCACGCTGGGGGCGCAAGCTGTCGCCCGGCGCCTTGCGTGTGGTCATCGTGGCGGTGGGTCTGATCGGCCTGTGGCGCCTGCTCTTCTGA
- a CDS encoding heavy metal translocating P-type ATPase: protein MEFTDTGMETTDLRLQGMTCASCASRVERGLNKLEGVTARVNLALESARVEHDGSISDQDLVKAVESVGYKAQVVGGSRNGAPQSGHEHDGADPHDHMNHDVPDNQLKTRLLGSLLLAIPVVAISMVMPWHFSGWEIVVAALTTPILLWGGYPFHRAAFVNARHGASTMDTLVSLGTIAAYVWSLWVLFASAGHTHGDVHVYFEVVAAVTVFLLAGRFAESRAKRSAGSALRALLSLGAKDVAVLRGGHETRIPVGQLAVGDEFVVRPGERVATDGVVVDGHSALDTATMTGESVPVEVGAGDLVVGGYVNTHGRIVVRANTVGADTQLARMARLVSEAQTGKAQVQRLADRVSSVFVPVVLGIAALTFVGWVAQGYPLSSAFTAAVAVLIIACPCALGLATPTAILVGTGRGAQLGVLIKGPEVLENVKSIDTVVLDKTGTVTTGVMSVVAVRRNIGSGVSDADEILRIAASVESASEHPVARAIVDSARTRGLTLSPVTRFRNEPGIGVTGVVDGQEVSIEAIAGQNTTAAITWGGLRRGEIEVADTVKPSSRQAIDELRAMGITPVLLTGDNADVAARVAEEVGIAASDVIAGVKPTEKADVVKRLQAEGKKVAMVGDGVNDSAALVTADIGMAMGTGTDAAIEASDVTLVRGDLTTVPTALRLSRKTLGTIKANLFWAFAYNTAAIPLAALGLLNPMIAGAAMAMSSVFVVLNSLRLRTFR from the coding sequence ATGGAGTTCACTGACACGGGCATGGAGACCACTGATCTGCGCCTTCAGGGCATGACGTGCGCCTCATGTGCGTCCCGTGTGGAGAGGGGACTCAACAAGCTCGAGGGCGTGACGGCGCGCGTAAACCTGGCGCTGGAAAGCGCCCGGGTCGAGCACGATGGTTCGATCTCCGATCAGGACTTGGTCAAGGCCGTCGAGTCGGTGGGCTACAAGGCCCAGGTGGTCGGCGGCTCACGGAACGGTGCTCCGCAGAGCGGCCATGAGCACGACGGTGCCGATCCGCACGACCACATGAATCACGACGTGCCCGACAATCAGCTCAAGACGCGGCTGCTCGGCTCGCTGCTCCTGGCCATCCCGGTGGTGGCCATCTCCATGGTGATGCCCTGGCATTTCTCCGGCTGGGAGATTGTGGTCGCGGCACTGACTACACCGATCCTGCTGTGGGGTGGCTACCCGTTCCACCGTGCCGCGTTCGTCAACGCACGCCACGGTGCCTCGACCATGGACACCCTGGTGTCACTGGGCACCATCGCGGCGTACGTGTGGTCGCTGTGGGTGTTGTTTGCGAGCGCCGGGCACACCCACGGGGATGTCCACGTCTACTTCGAGGTCGTTGCGGCGGTCACCGTGTTCTTGCTCGCGGGCAGGTTCGCCGAGTCGCGCGCCAAGCGCTCGGCAGGCTCGGCGCTACGGGCGCTGCTGTCCCTGGGGGCCAAGGATGTCGCGGTGTTGCGTGGCGGGCACGAGACGCGCATCCCCGTCGGGCAATTGGCGGTGGGCGACGAATTCGTCGTGCGGCCGGGGGAGCGTGTCGCGACAGACGGCGTAGTTGTCGACGGCCACTCGGCATTGGACACCGCCACCATGACGGGTGAGTCCGTACCTGTGGAGGTCGGCGCGGGAGACCTGGTGGTCGGCGGTTACGTCAACACGCACGGGCGGATTGTCGTACGCGCCAACACGGTGGGCGCCGATACACAGCTGGCCCGGATGGCGCGGCTGGTGTCGGAGGCGCAAACCGGTAAGGCGCAGGTGCAGCGGCTCGCCGATCGGGTGTCGTCGGTGTTCGTGCCCGTCGTACTCGGTATCGCCGCGTTGACGTTCGTCGGCTGGGTGGCGCAGGGCTACCCGCTGTCGTCGGCATTCACCGCGGCCGTCGCGGTGCTGATCATCGCGTGCCCATGCGCGCTCGGGTTGGCTACCCCCACAGCGATTCTGGTCGGCACCGGGCGTGGAGCTCAGCTGGGCGTGCTGATCAAGGGCCCGGAGGTGCTGGAGAACGTCAAGAGCATCGACACCGTTGTACTCGACAAGACAGGCACCGTGACCACGGGTGTGATGAGCGTTGTGGCTGTGCGCCGCAACATTGGGTCAGGTGTTTCCGACGCCGATGAGATCCTGCGTATCGCCGCCTCGGTGGAGTCCGCCTCCGAGCATCCGGTGGCCAGGGCCATCGTGGATTCGGCCCGGACGCGTGGGCTGACGCTGTCCCCGGTGACCAGATTCCGTAACGAACCCGGCATCGGTGTCACCGGTGTCGTTGACGGTCAAGAGGTTTCGATCGAGGCCATCGCGGGTCAGAACACCACCGCGGCGATCACCTGGGGTGGCCTGCGCCGGGGTGAGATCGAGGTGGCGGACACGGTAAAGCCGTCGAGCCGGCAGGCCATCGACGAACTGAGGGCCATGGGCATCACCCCGGTGCTGCTGACGGGCGACAACGCTGACGTGGCCGCACGTGTTGCCGAGGAAGTCGGTATCGCCGCGAGCGATGTCATCGCGGGAGTCAAACCCACCGAGAAGGCGGATGTCGTCAAGCGTCTGCAGGCCGAGGGCAAGAAGGTCGCGATGGTGGGCGACGGGGTCAACGACTCCGCCGCACTGGTCACGGCCGATATCGGGATGGCCATGGGCACCGGTACCGATGCCGCGATCGAGGCCAGCGATGTGACCCTAGTGCGCGGTGACCTGACCACGGTGCCGACGGCACTGCGGTTGTCGCGCAAGACTCTCGGCACCATCAAGGCCAACCTGTTCTGGGCCTTCGCCTACAACACCGCTGCCATTCCGCTCGCGGCTCTGGGCTTGCTCAACCCGATGATCGCGGGCGCGGCGATGGCGATGTCATCGGTCTTTGTGGTGCTGAACAGCCTGCGGCTGCGAACCTTCCGCTAG
- a CDS encoding class I SAM-dependent methyltransferase, which yields MTNTADIDVMPRAGFGACVIDRALQTGRLEYLDRDDVPAKKRAVVASLDLMGEKKGLHRWNAEQAAGFLAGIDNPRVLELGAAHGGLSRELLKLRPDASIMVTDIEPTSVAGIAASDLGSDSRVTVRAMDATAIDAGDGSFDLVVFALSFHHLKPSLAAKVFAEGTRVGRALLIIDLLRLPAPLLAPSYLLAAAAGWVRPVLHDGAISQLRAYGPRALRSLAAHADPSIVVELRARVQLPMPLQIVVARRDL from the coding sequence ATGACGAACACCGCTGATATCGACGTGATGCCGCGCGCTGGATTCGGTGCCTGCGTGATTGACCGCGCATTGCAGACGGGCCGACTCGAGTATCTGGACCGCGACGATGTTCCCGCAAAGAAACGGGCCGTCGTCGCGTCCCTTGACCTCATGGGCGAGAAGAAGGGTCTGCACAGGTGGAATGCGGAGCAGGCGGCCGGGTTTCTTGCCGGCATTGACAACCCTCGGGTGCTGGAGCTCGGTGCCGCCCACGGCGGTCTGTCTCGTGAACTGCTGAAGCTACGTCCTGATGCTTCGATCATGGTGACGGATATCGAGCCCACCTCTGTCGCGGGTATCGCGGCGTCCGATCTGGGTTCGGATTCCCGGGTCACGGTCCGGGCCATGGATGCCACGGCCATCGACGCAGGAGACGGATCATTCGATCTGGTGGTGTTCGCACTGTCGTTTCATCATCTGAAGCCGTCGCTTGCCGCCAAGGTCTTCGCCGAGGGCACCCGGGTGGGACGCGCGCTCTTGATCATCGACTTGCTGCGCCTGCCGGCACCGCTGCTGGCGCCGTCGTATCTCCTCGCGGCGGCCGCGGGATGGGTGCGCCCGGTCCTGCATGACGGTGCGATCAGCCAGCTGCGCGCCTATGGCCCGAGGGCGTTGCGTAGCCTGGCTGCACATGCGGATCCGTCGATCGTTGTCGAACTCCGTGCCAGAGTTCAGCTGCCGATGCCACTGCAGATCGTGGTGGCGCGGCGCGACTTGTAG
- the hemB gene encoding porphobilinogen synthase encodes MPFPYQRPRRLRATPAIRRLVAETTLAPRQLVLPMFVADGVAESRPIASMPGVVQHSVESLRGAAEDAVKAGVGGLMLFGVPEEKDKDASGSAGLAPEGILNRALSILSADLGDSTVLMADTCLDEFTDHGHCGVLDASGRVDNDATLTQYVDMAVAQANSGARVVGPSGMMDGQVAAIREGLDAAGHTDVIILAYAAKYASAFYGPFREAVGSSLRGDRRTYQQDVANGREALREAELDVDEGADILMVKPAMAYLDVLRQVADVSPVPVAAYQVSGEYSMICAAAQNNWIDLQAMVLETLTSIRRAGADIVLTYWAADVAGWLE; translated from the coding sequence GTGCCATTTCCATACCAGCGTCCGCGTCGGCTGAGAGCCACCCCGGCGATCCGCCGGCTGGTGGCCGAGACCACGCTGGCGCCGCGGCAGTTGGTGTTGCCGATGTTCGTGGCCGATGGTGTGGCCGAATCGCGCCCCATCGCGTCTATGCCGGGTGTGGTGCAACACAGCGTTGAATCCCTGCGTGGGGCCGCCGAGGACGCGGTAAAGGCCGGTGTCGGCGGGCTCATGCTGTTCGGGGTTCCCGAGGAGAAGGACAAGGACGCCTCCGGGAGTGCCGGGCTGGCTCCGGAAGGCATTCTGAACCGTGCGCTGTCGATCCTGTCGGCGGACCTGGGTGACTCCACGGTGCTGATGGCCGACACCTGTCTCGACGAATTCACCGATCACGGCCACTGCGGGGTGCTGGACGCCTCGGGCCGGGTGGATAACGATGCGACGCTGACGCAGTACGTGGACATGGCGGTGGCGCAGGCGAATTCGGGTGCTCGTGTGGTGGGTCCCAGCGGCATGATGGACGGCCAGGTGGCTGCCATTCGCGAGGGCCTGGATGCTGCCGGGCACACCGACGTGATCATCCTGGCGTATGCCGCCAAGTACGCCTCGGCCTTCTATGGGCCCTTCCGCGAGGCGGTGGGATCATCGCTGCGCGGAGATCGGCGCACCTACCAGCAGGACGTGGCGAACGGCCGGGAAGCTTTACGCGAGGCCGAGCTTGACGTTGACGAGGGCGCCGACATCCTGATGGTGAAACCGGCGATGGCCTACCTCGACGTGCTCCGGCAGGTGGCCGATGTCTCTCCGGTGCCGGTCGCGGCATACCAGGTGTCGGGTGAGTATTCGATGATCTGTGCTGCGGCGCAGAACAATTGGATCGATTTGCAGGCCATGGTGCTGGAGACGCTGACCTCGATCCGGCGTGCGGGGGCCGATATCGTGCTGACATATTGGGCCGCGGACGTCGCGGGCTGGCTGGAGTAG
- a CDS encoding uroporphyrinogen-III synthase: MTRGRKKPGRILFVGSGPGDPGLLTVRARAVLTGATVAFTDPDVPQAVLDLVGSAVELPEPAPAKPATGNDDASTSSDVEAVVEPPLTIDIRPALGDPADVAKTLVAEAKNGVDVVRLVAGDPLSIDSVLAEVTAVTRTQVAFEILPGLSSSTAVPAYAGLPPGSAHTVADVRGDVDWAALAAAPGPLILHATPTHVPDAAKALIEHGLSDQTLVAVTAQGTTCAQRTVETTLASLIDGVPVDANDPHGPMTGALVLTIGRVVAGRSKLNWWESRALYGWTVLVPRTKDQAGEMSEKLVGYGALPVEVPTIAVEPPRSPAQMERAVKGLVDGRYQWVVFTSTNAVRAVWEKFAEFGLDARAFSGVKIACVGQATAEKVRAFGINPELVPAGEQSSLGLLDEFPPYDDVFDPVNRVLLPRADIATETLAEGLRERGWEIDDVTAYRTVRAAPPAAQTREMIKTGGFDAVCFTSSSTVRNLVGIAGKPHARTIVACIGPKTAETAIEFGLRVDVQPETAAVGPLVEALAEHAARLRTEGALPPPRKKSRRR, from the coding sequence GTGACCCGAGGGCGCAAGAAGCCAGGGCGCATCCTGTTCGTTGGCTCCGGGCCGGGCGACCCCGGTCTGTTGACCGTCCGGGCGCGCGCGGTACTCACCGGCGCCACGGTCGCGTTCACCGACCCCGATGTGCCGCAAGCGGTGCTCGATCTCGTCGGATCTGCGGTCGAGCTTCCTGAACCCGCGCCCGCCAAGCCCGCGACCGGCAACGATGACGCGTCCACGTCGAGTGACGTCGAGGCCGTTGTCGAGCCGCCGCTGACCATCGACATCCGTCCGGCGCTGGGTGATCCCGCCGATGTCGCCAAGACCCTGGTGGCTGAGGCCAAGAACGGTGTGGACGTCGTGCGGCTGGTCGCCGGTGATCCGCTCTCGATCGATTCGGTGCTGGCCGAGGTCACCGCGGTCACCCGTACCCAGGTCGCCTTCGAGATTCTGCCCGGGCTGTCGTCGAGCACCGCGGTGCCCGCCTACGCCGGTCTGCCTCCGGGCTCTGCGCACACCGTCGCCGATGTGCGCGGTGATGTGGACTGGGCGGCGCTGGCCGCCGCCCCCGGCCCGCTGATCCTGCACGCCACCCCGACGCATGTACCGGACGCCGCTAAGGCGCTCATCGAGCACGGTTTGTCCGATCAGACTCTGGTCGCGGTGACGGCGCAGGGCACCACCTGCGCGCAGCGGACTGTGGAGACCACGCTGGCCTCGCTGATCGACGGTGTCCCGGTGGACGCCAATGATCCGCACGGGCCGATGACCGGCGCCCTGGTGTTGACGATCGGCCGTGTGGTTGCTGGTCGCTCCAAGCTGAACTGGTGGGAGAGCCGCGCGCTGTACGGCTGGACTGTGCTGGTGCCGCGCACCAAGGATCAGGCCGGCGAGATGAGCGAGAAGCTTGTCGGATACGGAGCCCTGCCGGTCGAGGTGCCCACCATCGCCGTCGAGCCCCCGCGTAGCCCCGCCCAGATGGAAAGGGCCGTGAAGGGTTTGGTCGACGGCCGCTACCAGTGGGTGGTCTTCACCTCTACCAACGCGGTCCGCGCGGTGTGGGAGAAGTTCGCCGAATTCGGCCTGGACGCTCGCGCCTTCTCGGGTGTGAAGATCGCATGCGTGGGTCAGGCCACCGCTGAGAAGGTGCGTGCCTTCGGTATCAACCCGGAGCTGGTACCCGCGGGTGAGCAGTCCTCGCTCGGTCTGCTCGACGAGTTCCCGCCCTATGACGACGTTTTCGATCCGGTGAACCGGGTGCTGCTGCCCCGCGCCGACATCGCCACCGAGACCCTCGCCGAGGGCCTGCGGGAGCGTGGCTGGGAAATCGACGACGTGACCGCCTACCGCACTGTGCGGGCGGCGCCGCCAGCGGCGCAGACGCGCGAGATGATCAAGACCGGCGGATTTGACGCCGTGTGCTTCACCTCGAGCTCGACGGTCCGCAACCTGGTGGGTATCGCCGGGAAGCCGCACGCACGCACCATCGTGGCCTGCATCGGACCGAAAACCGCTGAGACCGCCATCGAATTCGGGCTGCGCGTGGACGTGCAGCCGGAGACTGCCGCTGTCGGTCCACTGGTGGAGGCTCTTGCCGAGCACGCCGCCCGGTTGCGCACCGAGGGCGCACTGCCGCCGCCCCGTAAGAAGAGCCGACGGCGTTAA
- the hemC gene encoding hydroxymethylbilane synthase, which yields MIRIGTRGSLLATTQAGVIRDALRAKGHEAELVIVTTAGDQSSAPVEQIGVGVFTAALREAIADNVVDVAVHSYKDLPTAADPRFVIAAIPPREDYRDALVARDGLVLGELPTGSVIGTSSPRRAAQLRALGLGLEIRPLRGNLDTRLSRVSNGDLDAVVVARAGLARIGRLDRITETLEPVQVLPAPAQGALAVECRSEVTDLVAVLAELDHADTRAAVTAERALLAELEAGCTAPVGAIAEVVESIDEDGRVFDELSLRGCAAALDGSDVIRASGIGTPDRAAELGLAVARELLDLGARALMTAE from the coding sequence ATGATCCGAATTGGTACCCGCGGCAGTCTGTTAGCGACGACTCAAGCCGGGGTTATCCGGGATGCGCTGCGCGCCAAAGGACACGAGGCAGAGCTGGTAATCGTGACGACGGCAGGAGACCAGTCGTCGGCACCCGTCGAGCAAATCGGTGTGGGGGTCTTCACGGCCGCTCTGCGCGAGGCCATCGCCGATAACGTCGTCGATGTTGCCGTGCATTCCTACAAAGATTTGCCAACGGCCGCCGACCCACGCTTCGTCATCGCCGCCATTCCGCCTCGTGAGGACTACCGGGACGCCCTGGTGGCCCGGGACGGACTGGTGCTGGGGGAGTTGCCGACGGGTTCGGTGATCGGTACCTCGTCCCCGCGGCGGGCCGCGCAGCTTAGAGCACTGGGTCTCGGTTTGGAAATTCGCCCCCTAAGAGGCAACCTGGATACCAGGTTGAGCAGGGTCTCCAATGGTGATCTTGATGCTGTGGTAGTCGCCCGGGCGGGTTTGGCCCGTATCGGACGTCTGGACCGCATCACCGAGACACTGGAACCGGTGCAGGTGTTGCCCGCGCCGGCTCAGGGAGCGCTGGCGGTGGAGTGCCGCAGTGAGGTCACCGATCTGGTGGCTGTACTGGCGGAACTCGATCACGCCGACACGCGCGCCGCGGTGACTGCCGAAAGGGCTCTGCTTGCCGAGCTGGAGGCGGGCTGTACCGCACCGGTTGGCGCGATCGCCGAGGTGGTCGAGTCGATTGATGAGGATGGCCGCGTCTTCGACGAACTGTCGTTGCGCGGATGTGCGGCGGCGCTGGACGGATCTGACGTGATTCGGGCCTCCGGGATTGGCACCCCCGATCGGGCCGCAGAGCTTGGGCTCGCGGTCGCGAGGGAGCTGCTCGATCTCGGTGCGCGAGCACTGATGACAGCTGAATAG
- a CDS encoding glutamyl-tRNA reductase, translated as MSVLLFGASHRSAPVPVLEKLAIGEADQPKIIEHILQSPLVTEVMVLSTCNRVEVYAVVEAFHGGLTVIGEAIARHAGMGMNELTKYAYVRYSEAAVEHLFAVASGLDSMVIGEQQVLGQVRNAYATAETHQAVGRVLHELSQSALRVGKRVHSETGIDAAGASVVSVALNLADGKLDGLPGRTAAVVGAGSMGSLATAQLIRAGIDNLWVVNRSAERAQRLAATAREAGVNAQAITLDHLDQALAQADVVVSCTGAVRPVISLADVHRALGGGRELVFCDLGMPRDVDPTVAGLPGVVVVDMERIQREPTARAAADDAGAARQIVNDEVARYLTGERMAEVTPTVTALRQRAAEVVEAELLRLDGRLPSLAGAERDEVAKTVRRVVDKLLHAPTVRVKQLASAPGGDSYAEALRELFELDPHTVEAVATAGELPLATKELHEESR; from the coding sequence GTGAGTGTCCTGCTGTTCGGAGCCTCGCACCGTAGCGCGCCTGTGCCGGTGCTGGAGAAGCTGGCGATTGGCGAGGCCGATCAGCCCAAGATCATCGAACACATTCTGCAATCACCCCTGGTCACAGAGGTCATGGTGCTCTCGACCTGCAACCGGGTCGAGGTATATGCCGTGGTTGAGGCCTTCCACGGTGGCCTGACCGTGATCGGTGAGGCGATCGCCCGCCACGCCGGCATGGGTATGAACGAGCTCACCAAATACGCCTACGTCCGGTACAGCGAGGCTGCCGTCGAGCACCTGTTCGCGGTGGCCAGCGGCCTGGATTCCATGGTGATCGGCGAGCAGCAGGTGTTGGGTCAGGTGCGCAATGCGTATGCCACCGCCGAAACGCATCAAGCGGTGGGCCGGGTATTGCATGAGCTATCTCAAAGCGCGCTGCGTGTGGGCAAGCGTGTGCATTCGGAGACCGGTATCGACGCGGCCGGCGCCTCGGTGGTGTCGGTGGCCCTGAATCTGGCGGACGGCAAGCTCGACGGTCTGCCGGGACGCACCGCCGCCGTGGTCGGAGCCGGTTCGATGGGCTCACTGGCGACCGCGCAGCTGATTCGCGCCGGGATCGACAACCTCTGGGTGGTGAACCGCAGTGCCGAGCGTGCGCAACGGCTCGCCGCGACGGCGCGCGAGGCGGGCGTGAACGCGCAGGCGATCACGCTGGACCATCTTGACCAGGCGCTGGCACAAGCCGATGTGGTGGTTTCCTGTACCGGAGCCGTCCGGCCGGTGATCTCACTGGCCGATGTTCACCGCGCCCTGGGCGGTGGCCGTGAACTCGTGTTCTGCGATCTGGGCATGCCGCGCGACGTCGATCCGACGGTGGCCGGGCTACCCGGCGTCGTCGTGGTGGACATGGAGCGCATCCAGCGTGAGCCCACCGCGCGCGCGGCAGCCGATGATGCGGGCGCTGCTCGTCAGATCGTCAACGACGAGGTGGCCCGATATCTGACCGGTGAGCGGATGGCCGAGGTCACCCCGACGGTTACCGCGTTGCGCCAACGGGCCGCTGAGGTGGTGGAGGCCGAACTGCTGCGGCTCGATGGCCGGCTGCCGAGCCTGGCGGGGGCCGAGCGCGACGAGGTCGCCAAGACAGTTCGCCGAGTCGTCGACAAGCTGTTGCACGCCCCCACGGTGCGCGTGAAGCAGCTGGCGTCGGCACCCGGTGGCGACAGTTATGCCGAGGCGTTGCGCGAGCTGTTCGAGCTTGATCCGCACACCGTCGAGGCGGTGGCCACGGCCGGCGAATTGCCGCTTGCCACAAAGGAATTACACGAAGAGAGCCGATGA